The genomic stretch ATCGTCAAGCCCGTCACCGTGTTCAACGTGCCCGGCGCCGGCGGCACCATCGGTCTGGCCCAGCTGTCGAATGCCAAGGGCGACGGCAGCCAGATGATGACCATGGGCCTCGTGATGGTCGGCGCGATCCTCACGAACTCCAGCAAGGTCGACCTGAGCCGCGTGACCCCCCTGGCCCGCCTGACCGGCGAGTACGAGGTGCTGGTCGTGCCCGCCAGCAGCCCGTACAAGAACATGAAGGACTTCGCGGCCGCCTGGAAGACCAACAACGGTCTGGCCGTTGCCGGGGGCAGCGCCGGCGGCACCGACCACATCCTGCTGGGCCTGCTCGCCAAGTCGGCCGGCGTGGACAGCAAGAAGATGAACTACGTGCCCTTCAGCGGCGGCGGCGAGGCGCTGGCGGCCGTCCTGGGCAACCAGGTGGCGGGAGCCATCGCCGGCTACGGCGAGTTCGAGGCGCAGATCAAGGCGGGCCGCCTGCGGGCGATCGGCATCTCCGCGCCCAAGCGGCAGGCAGGCATCGACGTGCCCACCTTCCGTGAGCAGGGCTTCAACGTGGAACTGGCCAACTGGCGCGGCGTGGTCGCCGCTCCCGGCGTGAGCGCCACCGACAGGGCCGCCATGATCGCCGCGCTGGACAAGATGCATGCCAGCAAAGCGTGGCAGGACACCCTGAAGGCCCGCAAGTGGACCGACCTGTACATGAGCGGCAGCAAGTACTCGCTGTTCCTGAAGGTCGAGGCCGCCCGCATCAAGGGTGTACTGACGGACATCGGACTGGTGAAGTAACGCCCGTCTCTGGGGGCGGCGTGACCCGGCCGGTCACCCGCCCCCTTCCCTTGGCCCCGTTCCACGATTCATGCTGTTCCCGAGGAGGTCGTCCATGACTGACCCTGTTCCACCCGCTTCCGTGCCTGCCCGACCCGGCGTGAGCATTCCAGACCTGCTCGTCGCGCTGGGCGTCACAGTGATCGGCGTGCTGCTCCTGATCGGCACCACGCAGATTCCCTTCGGCATCAACGCGGTGGTCGGCCCGCGCGTCTTTCCGCTGATCGTCGCCGTGGGCACGCTGGCGCTGGGCATCGTGCTGACCGTACAGACCCTGCGCGGCGAGCGCGCCGAACCCAGCGCCGAGGAGGACACCGACCCCGACGCGCCCGCTGACCTGAAGTCCCCGGGCATCATCCTGGGCGGCTTCGTGCTCGGCAGCGTGCTGCTCGCGCCGCTGGGCTTCGTGGTCGGCACGGCCCTCATGTACTTCTCGGTGGCGTACGCCTTCGGAGAGCGCCGCTACGCCCTGATGGCCGGGATCGCGCTGGCGGTCGCGCTGGTGTCGTACGTGGTGTTCACGCGCGGCCTGGGCCTGAACCTGCCGGCGGGCGTGCTGCGGGGGATCCTGTAATGGAGGCCCTCACCGCCCTGTTCGCGGGCTTCGAGACGGCCCTGAATCCGCTGAACCTGCTGTGGGCGCTGATCGGCGTGACCCTGGGCACCCTGGTCGGCGTGCTGCCGGGCATCGGGCCGGCGCTGACGGTCGCACTGCTGCTGCCGGTCACGGCGAAACTGCCGGCCGTGAGCGCGTTCATCATGTTCGCGGGCATCTACTACGGCGGGATGTTCGGCGGCAGCACCACCAGCATCCTGCTGAACACGCCCGGCGAGAGCAGCTCGATCATCACGGCGCTGGAGGGCAACAAGATGGCCCGCCGGGGCCGCGCCGCCGCCGCCCTGGCGACCGCCGCCATCGGGTCGTTCGTGGCCGGCACCATCGGCACGATCCTGCTGACGTTCTTCGCCCCGGCCATCGCGGACATCGCCGTGACGATCCCGCCGAGCGCCAAGTTCGCGCTGATCCTGCTGGCCTTCGTGACCATCAGCGCGACCTTCGGCGGCTCCCCGCTGCGCGGCCTGATCAGCCTGTTCTTCGGCCTGTCGATCGGATTGATCGGCACCGACCTCCAGAGCGGACAGGCGCGCTTCACGCTGGGCCGCCCGGAACTCCTCGACGGCATCGACTTCATCACGGTGGTCATCGGCCTGTTCGCCATCGGCGAGACGCTGTACGTGGCCAGCCGCTACCGTAAGACCCAGGATGTGATCAAGCTCGAGGGCGGGGCCACCATGGGCCGCGAGGACTGGCGGCGCTCGTGGAAGCCGTGGCTGCGCGGCACGGCCCTGGGCTTCCCCTTCGGCGCGATTCCCGCCGGCGGCGCGGAGATCCCCACCTTCCTCAGCTACACCCTGGAGAAGAAGCTCAGCAAGCACCCCGAGGAGTTCGGCAAGGGGGCCATCGAGGGCGTCGCCGGCCCGGAGGCCGCGAACAACGCCTCGGCCGCCGGGGTGCTCGTGCCCCTGCTGACCCTGGGCCTGCCGACAAGCGCCACCGCCGCGATCCTGCTCGCCGCGTTCCAGCAGTACGGCCTCCAGCCGGGCCCGCTGCTGTTCCTCACGAACGCCGACCTCGTGTGGGGCCTGATCGCCAGCCTGTACATCGGCAACGTCATGCTGCTCCTGCTGAACCTGCCGCTCGCCCCCGTGTGGGCGCGCCTGCTGCTGATCCCGCGGCCGTTCCTGTACGCGGGCATCCTGGTGTTCTCCACGGTGGGCGTGTACTCGCTGAACAACAGTGTGTTCGACCTGTTCCTGCTCGCGCTGTTCGGCGTCATCGGCTACGGCATGCGCCGCTTCGACTTCCCCGTCACGCCCGCGATCATCGGCGTGGTGCTGGGGCCCACGGCGGAATCCTTCTTCCGCACCGCCCTCCAGCAGAGCAACGGCGACGCCACCATCTTCCTGAAGAGCCCCCTGACCGTCTTCATCCTCCTGATCGTCGTCATCGCCCTGGTGCTGCCCCCGATCCTCCGGGCCCGCGCCCGCCGGACGACCGTCACGGGCTGACCCCACACCACGAACGCCGCCCCCTCCCGACGAACTATCGGAGAGGGGGCAATTTCGTTTGACGTGCAGGTCGGGCAACGCAGATTCACGGCTTGAAGTGCGTCAACACCGACCCACTCGGGCCGGAGCGGTTCAAAAACCGGAGCACCCCCCCTGCCCCTCACCGAATGCCATCGTGCGCGAAGCGCGCGGGCGCTGACGACGTGAACGCAAGTGGCAGGTACGCCACCCCACGCCGACGGAACCACCACGAGGGCCGCACAACCGGCATGGCGACCACATGCCCAGCGCAGCGCCGCTCCCCCTGCCCCTCCGGGGTAGGGGGCTGGGGGGTGGGGCCGCGCCGCAGGCACCTCCAGAACCCTCAGTCCTTGAGCGCCGCCCACGCGGCCTGAACCGCCACCCCCCGCTCGAACCGAACCCCCAGCCCCGCGAACGCATCTTCCAGAATCCCCGCGATGGCCAGCGCGTCGTACCGGTCGGCGTAGCCCATGGTGCTGACGCGGAACACGGTGTCCTCGTGCGGGGCCTGTCCGGGCAGGGCGCGCTGGCCCATCTCGGCGAGCCGGCCTGCGACCTGCCGCCCGGTGATCCCGGCGGGGGGCGTGAGGACGGCGACGGCGGGGCTGGTGCGGGGGGCCCAGGCGGGCGCGCCCAGCGCGGTGCCGGCGGCGATGAGGGCGTCGGTCTTGCGCCGCTGCTCGGCCCACAGGACGTCCAGGGGGACGGAGAGCAGGCGGTCGAGGGCGGTGCTGAGCGCGTAGATGAGGTTGATGGCGGGCGTCTGCGGGGTGTTCCCGGCCTTCTGTCCGGCGAGTTCGCGGGTCATGTCGAGGTAGAAGCCCTTCTCGGGGTTCCTGATCATGCGTTCCTGCACCTGGGGGCTGAACAGCACGAAGCCCAGGCCGGGGGGGGTGGCGGTGCCCTTCTGGCTGCCGGACACGATGACGTCCACGCCCCACGCGGCGGGGCGGAGTTCCGCGACGCCGTAGGAGGTGATGCAGTCGGCGATGATGATGAGGTCGGGGTTCTGCGCGCGGGCGGCCTGCGCGATGGCATGGAGGTCGTGGAGGGCTCCGGTGCTCGTCTCGCTGTGGGTGATCAGGAGGGTGTGGGCGTCCCTCGCGGCGTCGGCGACCTCCTGCGGGTCGAGCACGTGGCCCCACGGAGCCGCGACGATATGGGTGTCGTAGCCGAAACGGCCGGCCATCTCGCCCCAGCGTTCGCTGAACTTGCCGGCCTGGGCGTTCACGACGCGCGCGCCGGGGGGGGTGGTGCTGATGAGCGCGCCCTCGAAGGCCCCGGTGCCGGACGTGGTGGTGATGACGGCGTCGTACGGGTCACCGAGGAGCTGCGTGAGCTGCGCGCGGGCCTCCATGAGCTTGGCGATGCCCTCCTTCGCGCGGTGGTGCATCTGCGGCTGCGCGAGTTGCAGCAGGACGTCCGGGGCGACCTCGACCGGGCCGGGGGCGATCAGGCGCGCGCGGTGCAGGGGCGTGTACTCCGGGACTTCGGGCGTCATCGGGGCGGGCGCGGTCTGGGTCATGCCCCAGGGTAGTCCGCGCGGGGGGCGGGGCGCGGCAGGCGTCTGAACTGCGGGCCGGGGCGGGGTCTTCATGTGGGGGGCGGTCAGGGCGGTGACAGGCGCGTGCCGGGACACTGGGGGCATGGCTTCCCCCACCGCGCGGCGCGTCCTGGACAGACTTCTGCCCGTGGGGCCGCTGCTGGCCGCGGTGCTCGCCGCCCCGGCCGCCCACGCGGACACCGTGGCCGTGAGCACTGTGACCGAGGACGCCCTGGCCGCGCTGCCGTGGCCCCCCGCGCCGGGCTCGGGGGTCGCGGACGCGCTGGCCTTCGCGCAGGTGGTGCGGCAGGACTTCCGGAGCTGCGGGCAGGACGCCCGGCCGGACGCGCGCCTGAACGAGCTCGCGGGGCGGCTGCTGCGCGGCTTCAAGGTCGACCGGGCGGCCTTCGGCGCGGCGGGACTGCCGGTCAAGGCGGCCGGCATGGTCGTCGTCCCGCGGCTGACGAGCTGGGAGCGGGTGCGGGATTCGCTGGCGAACCAGTGCGGGCAGCGGGTGGGCTACCCGCGCTTCGGCGTGGCGGTCGAGGGGGGCCGCGCCGCGCTGGTGTACGCGCGCCCGGCGGAACTCGACCTCGGCGCGCGCGCCGTGTGGGAGCAGGAACTGTTGCGCCGCCTGAACGAGGCGCGGCGGCAGGGGCAGCGCTGCGGCGACACGCTCCACCCCGGCGTGGGGCCGCTCGCGTGGGACGGCACCCTGTCGCGCGCCGCCGCCCAGCACGCCGCGGAGCTCCCGCAGTACGACTTCCGCGGGCACGTGAATCCCGTGACCGGCAGCACGCCGCCCACCCGCGCCGCGGCGGCCGGCTGGCCCGACCCGGAAGTCGCCGAGACCCTGGCCTACGACGCCCTGACGCCGGACGAGGCCGTGCGGGCCCTGCTGGACAGCCCGCCGCACTGTCGGATCGTCATGGACGCCCGCTGGATGCGGGTGGGACTGGCCGAGAGCAACGGCACGGCCGCGACCGCGTTCGCCACGTACTGGGCGCAGGTGTACGGGCGGTAAAGGCCGCGCCCCGCCGGGCGGGATACGGTGGAGCATGCGAATCGTGATCGTGGGCGGCGTGGCCGCGGGGATGAGTGCGGCCAGCCGGGCGAGACGGTTCAGCAAGGACGCCGAGATCGTGGTGCTCGACCGCGGCGAGTGGGTCAGCTACGGCGCGTGCGGGCTGCCGTACGTGCTGGGCGGCGACGTGGACGACTTCGAGTCGCTGGTCGCGCGCACGCCCGCGCAGATGCGCGCCCGCGGCATCGGCGTGCACCTGAACACCGAGGTGACCGGCATCGACGCCGCCGCCCGCACCCTGACCGTGCGGGACGGCGCGGCCGGGCGCACGACCACCGAACCCTACGACCGCCTGCTGATCGCCACCGGCGTCTCCCCCGTCCGCCCCGAGTGGGCCGTGACGGATCTGGGCGGCGTGCACGTGCTCAAGGACATCCCGGACGGGCAGGCCATCCAGGCGAGCCTGGAGGGAGCGAAGCGCGCGTGCATCGTCGGCGGCGGGTACATCGGGCTGGAGCTCGCGGAGAACTTCCGGGCGCGCGGCCTGAGCGTGGTCATGCTGGAGAAGGGGCCGGACATCGCGGGCCGCGTCCTCGACCACGACTTCCAGCGCCGGGTGCGCGAGGTCGTGGAACAGCAGGGGGTGGACGTCCGCTGCGGCACCACCGTGACCGGCCTGACCGGCCGGGGGGGCCGCGTGACCGGCGTGCAGACGGACGACGGACGGGTGCGCGCCGACGTGGTGGTCGTCGCCGTGGGCGTGAAGCCGAACGTGGCACTCGCGAAGGCGGCCGGCGCGCGGATCGGGAAGACCGGCGCGGTCGCCGTGAACGCCCGGCAGGAGACCACCGTGGACGGCATCTACGCCGCCGGCGACAACACCGAGGCCACCCACCGCGTCACCCGGCGTAAGGCGCACATCCCGCTGGGTCTGACCGCCAACCGCATGGGCCGCGTGGCCGGCGTGAACATGGCGGGCGGCGACGCGACCTTTCCCGGCATCCTCGGCACCGGCATCTTCAAGGTGTTCGAGCTCGGCGTGGCCCGCACCGGCCTCACCCAGGCCGACGCCGACGCGCTGGGCCTGAAGGCCCACTCGGTGGACGTGAGCAGCACCGACCACGCCAGCTACTACGCCGACGCGCGGCCCATCCACGTGCGCCTCACCGCCGAGAGGGGCACCGGGCGGCTGCTCGGCACGCAGATCGTCGCGCACAACCACCACTCAGCCAAGCGGGTGGATGTCGTCGCGGCCTTCCTCCAGCAGCGCGCCACCGTGCAGGATCTGTTCGACTCCGACCTGTCGTACGCCCCGCCGTTCTCCAGCGTGTGGGACGTGCTGCTCGTCGCCGCCGACCGCCTGCACCGCGAACTCCGGGCGGGCTGAACCAGGTCGCGACTCCGAGCACCGCCCCGACCGGCACCGACGCATGCGCCTCCAATCTGCTCACCGTCGGCTCCGGGGGCGCGCAGCTCCGGCCTGGCGAGACTGTCTACCCGCGGCGCGGCCCGCCGCCCGCGCCCTGCGGTAGCCTTGCGGGCATGACCACGCCGGCCCCAGAACTGACCGTCGCGTACCAGGGCAACCCCGGATCGTACGGCGAGATCGCCGCCCTGAACGCCGTGCCCGGCGCGACCGAAACCCGCGGCTACCCGACCTTCCACGAGGTCGCGCAGGCCGTCGAGTCCGGCGAGGCCGCGCACGGCGTGCTGCCGGTCGAGAACTCGCTGATGGGCGCGATCCACCAGGCCATCGACCTGCTCAGCGAGACCGATCTGCATGTGACCGGCGAGGTGGTCGTGCGCGTCGCCCACTGCCTGATGGCGCTGCCCGGCGTGGCGCTGGAGGACGTGCGCCGGGTGGCCAGCCAGCAGCCCGCCCTGGATCAGTGCACCGCCCTGATCCGCAAACACGGGTGGCAGCCGGTCGCCGCACACGACACGGCCGGCAGCGCCAAGAACCTCGCGGCGAGCGGCGAGCGCGATCTGGCAGCCATCGCCAGCCGCCGCGCAGCCGAGCTGTACGGCCTGAATGTCCTGGCGAGCAACATCGAGGACGAGCCGTTCAACTTCACGCGCTTCATGATCCTCAACCGCCACGAGCCCGCCCCGAGCGACGCGCCGCACAAGACCAGCCTGGTCTTCGCCGTACGCCACACGCCGGGATTCCTGGTCGAGACGCTGAACGAGCTGCGCGGCCTGAACCTGAGCCGCATCGAGAGCCGCCCCCGCCGCGACCGCGCGTGGAGTTACCTGATGTACGTGGACATCGAGGGCGACGCCCGCGACCCGCAGGTGGCGCAGGCGCTGGCCGGCGTGCTGCGCAAGGCGAGCTACGCGAAGATCATCGGCTCGTACCCGATGGCGACGGGCACGGTCGGGTAGGGGTGGACGACCTGAAGCGGGCGCACGGCAGATCGTCTGGACGTGCGCCCACTTCGAGGGTGGACATTCGAGCGATGACGTTCAGCGCGCGGCGAACTCCAGGCCCTCGCCGGGGCCGTCCAGGGCGGGTTCACCGGTTGGGCGGGCGTAGTACGCCCACGGGAACCACAGGCTGCCCACCTGCTGCCAGCCCTGCGCCGTGAGGGCCGCCCGGCCGGGATCGAAGGCCAGGACGCGCAGGTGCTCCCACTGCACCGTGTCGCGCTGCACGGTGTGGTACAGCGGCCCAAAGCCCACCGAGTGCCACCCGTACCGCCCGGCGCGGTTCAGGATGTCCATCTCGTTCAGCGAGGTCAGGAGGGTCAGGCGGCGCGTCTCGGGCTGGGCCGCTGCAGCACTGCCGGACTCCGGAGTGCCCTTCCCGAAGCGTTGCTGCGCGGCCTGCCGGGTCATGCCCAGGGTGCTGCCGATCGCCTCCCACGAGTGCCCGGCGCTGCGGGCCGCGCCCACGGACGACTGCAGCAGGCTGTCCACGTGGTCGCGGGCGGCGGCCACCTGCCGGATCACGTCGAGGTGCGCCTGGGGGTCGTGCGCAAGCCGTTCCGAGAGGCCGGGCATGGACGCGCCGATGGCGTCGGAGAGCCGCTCGTCGAGGGCCGATTCGGCGGTCACTGCCCGCCGCGGCGCAGGTTCCGGATCGCGACGACCACCAGGATGATCGCCACGATGCCGAGCGGGTAGCGCCACACGCTGTCGATCTGGGTCGTGTAGAACGCGAGGATCGCGGCCAGCAGGACGGTCATGCCGGCGGCGGGGCGGCGGATGGCAGTGGGCCGGTCGCTCTTGTTTTCCATGTGTCAACTTTACATTGACACTCGACTTGCTGTCAAGAAAAAGTTGACGCCGCCCTCAGCTCAGGCTCCGCAGCGCCTCCCGCATGAGTGCAAGCCCAGTCGCAGCCTCCTCGCGCGTCAGGATCAGGGGCGGGGAGATGCGGATCACGGCCTCGCCGCAGTCGAGGTTCAGCAGGCCGCGCCCGAACATCGCCATGCTCGCCGCGTCCCGCAGCTTCCCGTCGGGACGGCCGTCCGGCGTCACGAACTCGATGCCGATGAACAGCCCCTCGCCGCGCACGTCCCCGATGAACGGGAACTCCGCCTGCATGCTCCTTAGCTCGGCCATGAGGTACGCGCCCACCTCCGCCGCGTTGTCCATCAGGCTCGCCCCGCAGCCGGGGTGCTTCACCACGCCCTCCAGCAGATCCAGGGTCGCGTGCGCCGCCGCCGCCGCCACGGGATTCCCGCCGTACGTGCTGCCGTGCGACCCGACCGGCCACGTCATGACGCTCTCCTTCGCCAGCATGGCCGAGATCGGCATCCCGGACGCGATGCCCTTCGCCACGGTGATCATGTCCGGCTGCACGTCCGAGTGCTGGAACGAGTACATCTTCCCCGTGCGGCCCATGCCCGCCTGCACCTCATCGAAGATCAGCATGATGCCGTGCCGGTCGCACAGCGCCCGCAGTTTCGGCAGGAAGTCGGCCGGCGGCACGATGTACCCGCCCTCGCCCTGCATCGGCTCGATGATGATGGCCGCGACCTCGTCCGCCGGGATGATCGTCTGGAACAGCCCCTCGATGTGGTCGATCACGGCCTGCCCGCACGTCTCGGCCGTCGCGCCCAGCGGCGGACGGAACGGGTTCGGGTACGGCACGTGCGACACGTTCGGCAGCAGCGGCCCGAAGCCCCGCTTGTACTTCGTCTTGCTGCCCGTCAGCGTGATCGCCCCGTACGTGCGCCCGTGGAACGACCCGATGGTGCTGATGATGTGCGACCGCCCGGTATGGTTGCGGGCCAGCTTGACCGCCGCCTCGACCGCCTCCGCGCCGCTGTTCCCGAAGAACACGCGCCACTTCTCACCGGGTTTCTCGACGTGCTTCACCATGCGCTCGGCGAGGCTGGTCGTGATCTCCTGCG from Deinococcus sp. AB2017081 encodes the following:
- a CDS encoding Bug family tripartite tricarboxylate transporter substrate binding protein, whose translation is MNAKKTVLVLSALLLAAPMTLAQGLTNLRIMAPAAPGGGWDQTSRAMQTVMQDENIVKPVTVFNVPGAGGTIGLAQLSNAKGDGSQMMTMGLVMVGAILTNSSKVDLSRVTPLARLTGEYEVLVVPASSPYKNMKDFAAAWKTNNGLAVAGGSAGGTDHILLGLLAKSAGVDSKKMNYVPFSGGGEALAAVLGNQVAGAIAGYGEFEAQIKAGRLRAIGISAPKRQAGIDVPTFREQGFNVELANWRGVVAAPGVSATDRAAMIAALDKMHASKAWQDTLKARKWTDLYMSGSKYSLFLKVEAARIKGVLTDIGLVK
- a CDS encoding FAD-dependent oxidoreductase, translated to MRIVIVGGVAAGMSAASRARRFSKDAEIVVLDRGEWVSYGACGLPYVLGGDVDDFESLVARTPAQMRARGIGVHLNTEVTGIDAAARTLTVRDGAAGRTTTEPYDRLLIATGVSPVRPEWAVTDLGGVHVLKDIPDGQAIQASLEGAKRACIVGGGYIGLELAENFRARGLSVVMLEKGPDIAGRVLDHDFQRRVREVVEQQGVDVRCGTTVTGLTGRGGRVTGVQTDDGRVRADVVVVAVGVKPNVALAKAAGARIGKTGAVAVNARQETTVDGIYAAGDNTEATHRVTRRKAHIPLGLTANRMGRVAGVNMAGGDATFPGILGTGIFKVFELGVARTGLTQADADALGLKAHSVDVSSTDHASYYADARPIHVRLTAERGTGRLLGTQIVAHNHHSAKRVDVVAAFLQQRATVQDLFDSDLSYAPPFSSVWDVLLVAADRLHRELRAG
- a CDS encoding CAP domain-containing protein, whose translation is MASPTARRVLDRLLPVGPLLAAVLAAPAAHADTVAVSTVTEDALAALPWPPAPGSGVADALAFAQVVRQDFRSCGQDARPDARLNELAGRLLRGFKVDRAAFGAAGLPVKAAGMVVVPRLTSWERVRDSLANQCGQRVGYPRFGVAVEGGRAALVYARPAELDLGARAVWEQELLRRLNEARRQGQRCGDTLHPGVGPLAWDGTLSRAAAQHAAELPQYDFRGHVNPVTGSTPPTRAAAAGWPDPEVAETLAYDALTPDEAVRALLDSPPHCRIVMDARWMRVGLAESNGTAATAFATYWAQVYGR
- a CDS encoding prephenate dehydratase; the protein is MTTPAPELTVAYQGNPGSYGEIAALNAVPGATETRGYPTFHEVAQAVESGEAAHGVLPVENSLMGAIHQAIDLLSETDLHVTGEVVVRVAHCLMALPGVALEDVRRVASQQPALDQCTALIRKHGWQPVAAHDTAGSAKNLAASGERDLAAIASRRAAELYGLNVLASNIEDEPFNFTRFMILNRHEPAPSDAPHKTSLVFAVRHTPGFLVETLNELRGLNLSRIESRPRRDRAWSYLMYVDIEGDARDPQVAQALAGVLRKASYAKIIGSYPMATGTVG
- a CDS encoding acetyl ornithine aminotransferase family protein, which translates into the protein MTTLPKPRQPELKTALPGPKTAAIMERDSQHLSTSYMRPYPFVPDHGEGVWLTDVDGNTMLDFFAGIAVSTTGHAHPHVVRAVQEQVTKFTHVCLTDYPQEITTSLAERMVKHVEKPGEKWRVFFGNSGAEAVEAAVKLARNHTGRSHIISTIGSFHGRTYGAITLTGSKTKYKRGFGPLLPNVSHVPYPNPFRPPLGATAETCGQAVIDHIEGLFQTIIPADEVAAIIIEPMQGEGGYIVPPADFLPKLRALCDRHGIMLIFDEVQAGMGRTGKMYSFQHSDVQPDMITVAKGIASGMPISAMLAKESVMTWPVGSHGSTYGGNPVAAAAAHATLDLLEGVVKHPGCGASLMDNAAEVGAYLMAELRSMQAEFPFIGDVRGEGLFIGIEFVTPDGRPDGKLRDAASMAMFGRGLLNLDCGEAVIRISPPLILTREEAATGLALMREALRSLS
- a CDS encoding aminotransferase class V-fold PLP-dependent enzyme; amino-acid sequence: MTQTAPAPMTPEVPEYTPLHRARLIAPGPVEVAPDVLLQLAQPQMHHRAKEGIAKLMEARAQLTQLLGDPYDAVITTTSGTGAFEGALISTTPPGARVVNAQAGKFSERWGEMAGRFGYDTHIVAAPWGHVLDPQEVADAARDAHTLLITHSETSTGALHDLHAIAQAARAQNPDLIIIADCITSYGVAELRPAAWGVDVIVSGSQKGTATPPGLGFVLFSPQVQERMIRNPEKGFYLDMTRELAGQKAGNTPQTPAINLIYALSTALDRLLSVPLDVLWAEQRRKTDALIAAGTALGAPAWAPRTSPAVAVLTPPAGITGRQVAGRLAEMGQRALPGQAPHEDTVFRVSTMGYADRYDALAIAGILEDAFAGLGVRFERGVAVQAAWAALKD
- a CDS encoding tripartite tricarboxylate transporter TctB family protein, translating into MTDPVPPASVPARPGVSIPDLLVALGVTVIGVLLLIGTTQIPFGINAVVGPRVFPLIVAVGTLALGIVLTVQTLRGERAEPSAEEDTDPDAPADLKSPGIILGGFVLGSVLLAPLGFVVGTALMYFSVAYAFGERRYALMAGIALAVALVSYVVFTRGLGLNLPAGVLRGIL
- a CDS encoding tripartite tricarboxylate transporter permease, whose amino-acid sequence is MEALTALFAGFETALNPLNLLWALIGVTLGTLVGVLPGIGPALTVALLLPVTAKLPAVSAFIMFAGIYYGGMFGGSTTSILLNTPGESSSIITALEGNKMARRGRAAAALATAAIGSFVAGTIGTILLTFFAPAIADIAVTIPPSAKFALILLAFVTISATFGGSPLRGLISLFFGLSIGLIGTDLQSGQARFTLGRPELLDGIDFITVVIGLFAIGETLYVASRYRKTQDVIKLEGGATMGREDWRRSWKPWLRGTALGFPFGAIPAGGAEIPTFLSYTLEKKLSKHPEEFGKGAIEGVAGPEAANNASAAGVLVPLLTLGLPTSATAAILLAAFQQYGLQPGPLLFLTNADLVWGLIASLYIGNVMLLLLNLPLAPVWARLLLIPRPFLYAGILVFSTVGVYSLNNSVFDLFLLALFGVIGYGMRRFDFPVTPAIIGVVLGPTAESFFRTALQQSNGDATIFLKSPLTVFILLIVVIALVLPPILRARARRTTVTG